A genomic segment from Dethiosulfovibrio russensis encodes:
- a CDS encoding histidine phosphatase family protein, translating into MTCRVYLIRHGEPKLEEKRTLYGATDLPLSKKGRKSAKALSDVIGRISPDLVVSSPMIRCLDTAEEAGFKPLEVPDLREIDLGEWEMKKFSDLARECPEDLDKRWTEIETFRPPKGESFEDLAKRTVPAIREKLTDRRSLAVFGHLGVFRTILWKEIGIPLKTVFSMEQDYCGIHVLDYGSKGVKLVRSNWSPQIT; encoded by the coding sequence ATGACGTGCAGAGTCTATCTGATACGCCATGGTGAACCAAAACTGGAGGAGAAAAGGACGCTCTACGGCGCCACCGACCTTCCTCTTTCAAAGAAAGGTAGAAAATCGGCGAAAGCGCTGTCCGACGTCATCGGTAGAATTTCCCCGGACCTCGTCGTATCCAGTCCCATGATCAGATGTCTGGACACCGCCGAAGAAGCGGGCTTTAAGCCTTTGGAGGTTCCGGATCTCAGGGAGATCGACCTGGGAGAGTGGGAGATGAAGAAATTCTCCGACCTGGCAAGGGAATGCCCGGAGGACCTCGACAAGAGGTGGACCGAGATAGAGACCTTTAGACCTCCCAAGGGAGAAAGCTTCGAGGACCTCGCAAAGAGGACCGTACCTGCCATCAGGGAAAAGCTGACAGACCGCAGGTCGCTAGCGGTTTTCGGACATTTGGGTGTATTCAGGACCATTTTATGGAAGGAGATCGGAATTCCCCTCAAAACCGTCTTTTCCATGGAACAGGATTATTGCGGGATCCACGTACTGGACTACGGCTCCAAGGGGGTAAAACTGGTCAGATCCAACTGGAGCCCCCAAATAACGTAA
- a CDS encoding DVU_1551 family NTP transferase encodes MPEIMLKTGAIVPAAGYSSRMGACKATMEILGLPAMEWVVSNLRQAGIEEILVVTGHWREKIDPLAQALGCKTVHNERYEDGMFSSVRKALEAMPVSWDRFLFLPVDIPMVKAATLSRLASLAGSSTVAYPTFLGKRGHPPIIDRKSVSKILGWDGEMGLRGALNLLEDQSSEIPVADRFILCDMDDREDHVNLSSMASNRTIPSEEEIRALETMYETPTRVIRHEKQVTETALKMANLLIERGTKLDLPLLKAAASLHDLCRTEKKHGKVGAEALRSHGFPSVASLVELHMDYPYDGVLDEGALLYLADKLTCDDRICSPDERLAGMLAKFKDRPEARKNAARRLEKAKKMLDDFSKAIGRDGMEELR; translated from the coding sequence ATGCCCGAGATCATGTTGAAAACGGGAGCGATAGTTCCAGCCGCCGGATATTCCTCCCGAATGGGAGCCTGCAAGGCTACCATGGAGATACTGGGACTTCCCGCCATGGAATGGGTGGTATCGAATCTTCGACAGGCCGGTATCGAGGAGATCCTGGTAGTCACGGGACACTGGAGAGAAAAGATCGATCCCTTGGCCCAAGCGCTCGGATGTAAGACGGTCCACAACGAACGATACGAAGATGGGATGTTCTCATCGGTCAGAAAGGCCCTTGAGGCCATGCCTGTAAGTTGGGATCGTTTTCTCTTCCTTCCTGTCGATATTCCTATGGTAAAGGCCGCTACTCTATCGAGACTCGCCAGTCTGGCAGGGAGTTCTACCGTCGCCTACCCCACGTTTCTCGGAAAAAGAGGCCATCCTCCCATTATAGACAGGAAATCCGTTTCGAAAATCCTGGGCTGGGACGGAGAGATGGGCTTGAGGGGGGCCTTGAATCTGTTGGAAGATCAGAGCTCCGAAATTCCCGTGGCGGATCGCTTCATACTCTGCGACATGGACGACAGAGAGGATCACGTAAACCTTTCCTCAATGGCCTCGAATAGAACGATCCCCTCCGAAGAGGAGATCAGAGCCCTCGAAACTATGTACGAAACCCCGACGAGGGTGATACGACACGAAAAGCAGGTTACCGAGACCGCCCTCAAGATGGCCAATCTCCTAATAGAGAGGGGTACAAAGCTCGACCTGCCTTTATTGAAGGCGGCAGCATCCCTCCACGACCTCTGTCGCACCGAGAAAAAACACGGAAAAGTCGGAGCGGAAGCACTGCGTTCTCACGGATTTCCGTCGGTCGCTAGTCTGGTGGAACTGCACATGGACTACCCCTACGACGGCGTTCTGGACGAAGGCGCCCTGCTCTATCTGGCGGACAAGCTCACCTGCGACGACAGAATATGCTCTCCGGATGAACGGCTCGCCGGGATGCTGGCCAAGTTCAAGGATCGTCCGGAAGCCAGAAAAAACGCGGCCAGAAGGCTGGAAAAAGCGAAAAAGATGCTGGATGATTTTTCTAAAGCGATAGGCAGGGACGGTATGGAGGAACTGAGATGA
- the gpt gene encoding xanthine phosphoribosyltransferase, with protein MGSEERYHKTFSVSWEQIQRDCKALAWRLLDRKWERIIGIARGGLIPAAIIARELDIRLVDTVCVSSYTMKRQGELEILKQIDTSSKGEGWLIVDDLVDTGKTAKVVRDMFPEARFAAVYAKPEGRPYVDTYITEVSQDTWILFPWDAEPQYSDPISMRQK; from the coding sequence ATGGGTTCGGAGGAAAGATACCACAAGACTTTCTCTGTATCGTGGGAACAGATTCAGAGAGACTGCAAGGCCCTGGCCTGGAGACTTTTGGACCGCAAGTGGGAGAGGATAATAGGTATAGCGAGAGGGGGACTCATCCCCGCCGCCATAATAGCCAGAGAGCTCGATATAAGGCTGGTCGATACCGTATGTGTCTCCAGCTATACCATGAAGCGCCAGGGCGAGCTGGAGATATTGAAGCAGATCGATACGTCCAGCAAGGGCGAGGGGTGGCTTATCGTGGACGATCTCGTCGATACCGGCAAGACTGCGAAGGTTGTCAGGGATATGTTTCCGGAGGCTCGGTTCGCAGCGGTTTATGCCAAACCGGAGGGAAGGCCGTACGTCGATACGTACATAACCGAGGTCAGTCAGGATACCTGGATACTGTTTCCCTGGGACGCCGAGCCCCAGTATTCGGATCCCATAAGCATGAGGCAAAAATAA
- a CDS encoding Rossmann-like domain-containing protein — MTLLTSAIKTLNDVIRESSYPTGSSITARALGVEEALGDPSPYKDFALQRGVEKLMDVEIDGHHGQSFTSSPSNWVGTLSDVLTMDPDDDRSRALIIGTVNALSSALGICGHTVHCKDSEPDSCGSEIADLIEEKLPPDGILGIVGYQPAMLRNASEKLGPRRVRIVDLNPANIGQVRYGVEVWNGDEDMERMADQVDLCLVTGSTLVNDTIDSIVEIYERRDKEIIFFGTTISGTGALLGLNHLCPRSC, encoded by the coding sequence ATGACCTTGTTGACATCGGCGATTAAAACCCTAAACGACGTGATAAGAGAGAGCAGCTACCCTACCGGCTCGAGCATAACCGCCAGAGCTCTCGGTGTTGAGGAAGCTTTAGGCGACCCGTCCCCGTACAAGGATTTCGCATTACAGAGAGGCGTCGAGAAGTTAATGGACGTCGAAATAGACGGTCATCATGGGCAGTCCTTCACTTCCAGTCCATCCAATTGGGTTGGAACTCTCTCGGACGTACTGACGATGGATCCAGACGACGACAGATCGAGAGCCCTTATTATAGGCACCGTCAACGCCCTGTCGTCAGCCCTCGGCATATGCGGGCACACGGTCCACTGCAAGGACTCGGAGCCCGACTCCTGTGGATCTGAGATAGCCGACCTGATAGAGGAGAAACTCCCACCTGACGGCATCCTGGGCATAGTAGGGTACCAGCCCGCTATGCTGCGCAACGCTTCGGAGAAACTGGGGCCACGAAGGGTAAGGATCGTCGACCTGAACCCTGCCAACATAGGTCAAGTCCGATATGGCGTAGAGGTCTGGAACGGAGACGAGGACATGGAGAGGATGGCGGACCAGGTCGACCTCTGTCTAGTCACCGGCTCCACCTTGGTCAACGATACGATCGACTCGATAGTCGAAATATACGAGAGAAGGGACAAGGAGATCATCTTCTTTGGCACCACCATATCGGGGACAGGCGCCCTCTTAGGGCTAAATCATCTATGCCCGAGATCATGTTGA
- a CDS encoding Fur family transcriptional regulator — MDYRRKLNELGLKATPCRKAILQRLAQEGEPMAHCDLESDPELAPFDRVTLYRNLKAMEERKMIHRILGIDGVWRYCIHDEGIVGCPGNHAHLICIECGRMVCLKDQPIPNISLPEGWTIKGKQLLGYGICDECNSKKAKDHEED; from the coding sequence ATGGACTACAGAAGAAAACTCAACGAGCTCGGGCTCAAGGCCACTCCCTGTAGGAAAGCTATCCTACAGAGATTAGCCCAAGAGGGAGAGCCCATGGCTCACTGCGACCTCGAGTCGGATCCCGAGCTGGCCCCCTTCGACAGGGTCACCCTATACAGAAACCTGAAGGCTATGGAAGAACGAAAAATGATCCACCGCATACTCGGCATAGACGGGGTGTGGAGATACTGCATCCACGACGAAGGCATCGTAGGCTGCCCAGGAAATCACGCTCATCTAATCTGCATCGAATGTGGACGAATGGTATGCTTAAAAGATCAGCCCATACCCAACATCAGCCTTCCGGAGGGCTGGACCATAAAGGGGAAGCAACTTCTGGGATATGGAATATGCGACGAGTGCAATTCTAAAAAGGCGAAGGATCACGAGGAGGATTAA
- a CDS encoding XdhC family protein, whose translation MTPEIIETMERAIRERVPGVLCTVVAKNGSTPCRVGSKMWVEKNGTTIGTVGGGALERETISKAQKLLSDGRPHETMEYRLEAEPSDTEGLICGGSTAVFMEAIGRRRDLVIFGAGHVGRAVGTIASLCGYSVIFWDDRDGITAPSGCSRFVDLPLEEAIDTLPMEPGVSVVICTWAHGKDGDVVKLLDGKNPSYVGMLSSKKKAATLWETLGKKGVSKEHLERIHTPIGLEIGAGSPQEIAVAIMAEIISNDSGKSSSGCPSAI comes from the coding sequence ATGACCCCAGAGATAATCGAAACGATGGAAAGAGCTATAAGAGAGAGGGTCCCCGGAGTACTCTGCACGGTAGTGGCGAAAAACGGATCCACCCCCTGTCGGGTAGGTTCGAAGATGTGGGTCGAAAAAAACGGCACCACGATCGGCACGGTCGGAGGTGGGGCTCTGGAAAGAGAGACCATATCGAAAGCACAGAAGCTGCTCTCAGATGGCCGTCCTCACGAGACGATGGAATACCGGCTGGAGGCGGAGCCTTCCGATACGGAGGGGCTTATATGCGGAGGCAGCACCGCCGTCTTCATGGAGGCGATAGGCAGGAGAAGAGACCTGGTCATATTCGGAGCAGGACACGTGGGACGGGCGGTGGGAACCATAGCCTCCCTCTGCGGTTACTCCGTGATTTTCTGGGACGACAGAGACGGGATAACGGCTCCCTCTGGCTGTTCTAGATTTGTGGATCTGCCTCTCGAAGAGGCCATCGACACCCTCCCGATGGAACCGGGAGTCTCCGTCGTTATATGCACCTGGGCCCACGGAAAAGACGGCGACGTGGTGAAACTCCTGGATGGCAAAAATCCATCCTACGTCGGCATGCTTTCCTCCAAAAAGAAGGCCGCCACCCTGTGGGAAACACTGGGAAAAAAGGGAGTATCGAAAGAACATCTAGAGAGAATCCATACCCCCATAGGACTGGAAATCGGAGCCGGGTCCCCTCAGGAAATAGCCGTGGCAATAATGGCCGAGATCATCTCCAACGACTCCGGAAAAAGTTCCTCCGGCTGTCCTTCCGCAATCTGA
- a CDS encoding molybdopterin-binding protein encodes MKKKNLPLEEAIGHPLSHDLTQISPQRGFKGARFKKGHVVEESDLEILRSMGRAHLTVLELEPQEVHEDDASVRLSRMLTGDGVSTSGPSEGKCTLKAERDGLLHFDTDGINGINLDPSWIVSTLPVNVPVKRGEIVAGFRVLPLAVDEEQVKRAEEIASPISVIPFYPLKLGLVTTGKELAEGRIKDSFRPKLEVKIAEYGGTIIEQTVVPDEKEVIVQAINHMVDIGAEAIICTGGMSVDADDVTSSAIKTTTGETIFKGIPVLPGCHIMLARKGGLPVLGVPAGAVFETWTSLDLLLPRVFAGILPSFEETRRWGVGGLCRHCGICNFPNCGFASR; translated from the coding sequence ATGAAGAAAAAAAACTTGCCCCTGGAGGAGGCCATAGGCCATCCTCTATCCCACGACCTAACACAAATATCGCCGCAGAGAGGATTCAAAGGGGCTCGTTTCAAGAAAGGGCACGTCGTGGAGGAATCCGACCTTGAGATCCTTAGGTCCATGGGAAGAGCCCATCTCACGGTATTGGAGCTAGAGCCGCAGGAGGTTCATGAAGACGATGCATCGGTTAGACTCTCGAGGATGCTGACCGGAGACGGGGTCTCCACATCTGGGCCGTCGGAGGGGAAATGCACTTTGAAAGCGGAAAGAGACGGTCTGCTCCACTTTGACACCGACGGGATAAACGGGATCAACCTGGATCCAAGCTGGATAGTCTCTACATTGCCGGTCAACGTCCCTGTTAAACGGGGAGAGATCGTGGCTGGGTTCAGGGTATTGCCTTTAGCCGTCGACGAAGAACAGGTAAAAAGAGCGGAGGAGATAGCGTCCCCCATATCGGTGATACCCTTTTATCCTCTTAAATTAGGGCTCGTAACCACCGGCAAAGAGCTGGCCGAGGGACGTATAAAGGACTCTTTCAGACCGAAACTGGAGGTCAAGATAGCCGAATACGGAGGAACGATTATAGAACAGACCGTAGTTCCCGACGAAAAGGAGGTCATAGTCCAGGCGATAAATCACATGGTCGATATAGGGGCGGAAGCGATCATATGCACCGGCGGGATGAGCGTGGACGCCGACGACGTCACATCATCCGCCATAAAGACAACCACGGGCGAGACTATCTTCAAGGGGATACCTGTCCTTCCCGGATGCCATATAATGCTGGCCCGAAAGGGAGGACTGCCCGTACTGGGAGTCCCGGCGGGAGCGGTATTCGAGACGTGGACTTCCCTGGACCTTCTGCTACCCAGGGTATTCGCGGGGATACTCCCCTCCTTCGAGGAGACCAGAAGATGGGGAGTCGGCGGGCTTTGCAGACACTGCGGAATCTGCAACTTTCCCAACTGCGGCTTCGCATCCCGTTGA
- a CDS encoding ABC transporter ATP-binding protein, producing MTWLDASFRHSIGDFDLDVDISMEKEISVLFGPSGAGKSMTLRLMAGLIKPNGGGRLVLGNRVLSDGNSWASPKTRKISMVFQDLALFPHMTAQQNVAFAMDDRMPRRKANKEASKWLEKVGLNGKKNLFPPQLSGGQRQRVALARSLASEPDLILLDEPFSALDTPLRRSLRRELKRLHRETSVPMIYVTHQIEDVCSLGDRIFLVKDGRITGKIRSEELLSGTGERWHSLGWGTTMEGTVVRGDGGMRFLWNGGKLMLPPSINEEGPASAFISPDNISLLYPNIPMDPIFSENIVRGTVLERYIIGNLCHLHVEGGGTSWQLEFPSTSYTSLDTEEGSAVAMAIRPRNISIIFKNRRNLP from the coding sequence GTGACGTGGCTGGACGCATCCTTCAGACACAGCATAGGAGATTTCGATCTAGACGTCGACATCTCCATGGAAAAGGAGATCTCGGTCCTCTTCGGACCCAGCGGAGCGGGGAAAAGCATGACCCTGAGACTCATGGCGGGACTAATCAAGCCTAACGGCGGAGGTAGACTGGTCCTTGGTAACAGAGTGTTGTCTGACGGGAATTCATGGGCATCCCCTAAGACGAGAAAGATCTCAATGGTGTTTCAGGATCTCGCCCTTTTTCCACACATGACAGCCCAACAAAACGTGGCTTTCGCCATGGACGACAGAATGCCCAGAAGAAAAGCTAATAAAGAGGCGAGTAAATGGCTCGAAAAGGTGGGATTAAACGGAAAGAAGAACCTGTTTCCGCCCCAACTCTCCGGAGGGCAAAGACAACGGGTCGCCCTGGCCAGATCTCTGGCCTCCGAGCCGGATCTGATCCTCCTGGATGAACCGTTCAGCGCTTTGGATACCCCTCTCAGAAGATCTCTGAGAAGAGAGTTGAAAAGGCTTCACAGAGAGACCTCCGTTCCCATGATATACGTTACCCATCAGATAGAGGACGTCTGTTCGCTGGGGGACCGTATCTTTCTGGTAAAGGACGGCAGGATCACAGGCAAGATAAGATCGGAGGAACTGCTATCCGGGACGGGAGAAAGATGGCATTCCCTGGGCTGGGGAACCACTATGGAGGGGACGGTGGTGAGAGGCGACGGAGGTATGCGTTTCCTTTGGAACGGAGGAAAGCTAATGCTCCCGCCTTCGATAAACGAGGAGGGTCCGGCCTCAGCCTTCATAAGCCCCGACAATATATCTCTGCTGTATCCGAACATACCGATGGATCCTATCTTTTCCGAAAATATAGTGCGAGGAACGGTGCTCGAGAGGTACATCATAGGCAACTTGTGCCATCTACACGTGGAAGGAGGAGGGACCAGCTGGCAGCTGGAATTTCCTTCGACTTCATACACCTCGCTGGATACGGAGGAAGGTTCAGCCGTGGCGATGGCGATAAGGCCGAGGAATATATCGATCATATTCAAGAATCGGAGGAATCTACCATGA
- a CDS encoding ABC transporter ATP-binding protein yields MRGIVKSFQGIRANDEVDLSVKPGEVMALLGENGAGKSTLMNVLSGIYRPDGGSIEIDGEECSFGSPHDAIARGIGMVHQHFMLVPSQTVWENMILGSADLPQILPKKKIISDIESISRQYGLDVDPEALIWQLSIGEQQRVEILKTLYRNAKVLILDEPTAVLTPQEAGNLFSTVKKMTSEGRGVIFISHKLDEVMEISDRVTVLRKGKLIGTVDTCKSCKERIAEMMIGRRVSLEMDKKPLSPGNVTYSLFETTALSDRGLKALDQVSFDLKEREILGIAGVAGNGQTELCEVMAGLRRLVSGNLFLGGKDITGKGARELIDAGVRYIPADRRGTGMVSNMDVGENSTLKRYWRSPVAHGVIIDWKIVLKHALNIIKNFNVDTPSVGTPVRNLSGGNIQKLMLGRELSDVPKILIAMNPTWGLDVAATRFVREQLLDEREKGASVLLISEDLDELLALSDRLAVMYRGSIMGIVDEPSSFGVEKIGMMMAGTRMDELGRTKA; encoded by the coding sequence ATGAGAGGAATCGTAAAATCCTTTCAAGGCATCAGAGCTAACGACGAAGTGGACCTCTCGGTCAAACCGGGGGAGGTAATGGCGCTTTTAGGGGAAAACGGAGCCGGGAAATCCACCCTGATGAACGTACTTTCCGGCATATATCGTCCCGACGGAGGATCCATCGAGATCGACGGAGAAGAGTGTTCCTTCGGATCCCCTCACGACGCGATAGCCAGAGGTATAGGTATGGTACACCAGCACTTCATGCTGGTCCCCTCTCAGACGGTATGGGAAAACATGATCCTGGGTTCCGCCGACCTTCCTCAGATACTTCCGAAAAAAAAGATCATATCCGATATAGAGTCAATATCCCGTCAATACGGCCTGGACGTCGACCCCGAGGCCCTGATATGGCAGCTTTCCATAGGAGAACAGCAGAGGGTCGAGATACTCAAGACCTTATACAGAAACGCCAAGGTCCTGATACTCGACGAACCGACGGCGGTCCTCACTCCTCAGGAAGCCGGAAATCTATTCTCCACCGTAAAGAAAATGACCTCCGAGGGAAGAGGCGTGATCTTCATATCCCATAAACTGGACGAGGTGATGGAAATTTCAGACAGGGTCACCGTCCTCAGAAAGGGGAAACTCATAGGCACGGTGGACACCTGCAAATCCTGCAAGGAACGGATAGCCGAGATGATGATCGGCCGAAGGGTGTCGCTGGAGATGGATAAAAAACCCCTTTCCCCAGGGAACGTCACATACAGTCTGTTCGAGACCACAGCTCTCAGCGATCGAGGTCTCAAGGCTCTGGACCAGGTATCTTTCGACCTCAAGGAAAGGGAGATACTGGGGATAGCGGGAGTCGCCGGAAACGGACAGACCGAACTGTGCGAGGTCATGGCCGGCCTCAGAAGGCTGGTCTCGGGAAATCTATTCCTCGGCGGAAAAGATATAACCGGAAAAGGGGCCAGAGAACTGATAGACGCGGGAGTTCGCTACATACCTGCGGATAGACGGGGAACCGGCATGGTCTCCAACATGGACGTAGGGGAAAACTCCACCCTCAAGAGATATTGGAGAAGCCCCGTAGCTCACGGCGTTATCATAGACTGGAAGATAGTTCTCAAACACGCTTTGAACATCATAAAGAACTTCAACGTGGATACACCCTCGGTGGGGACCCCCGTCAGAAATCTATCGGGAGGTAACATTCAAAAGCTGATGCTCGGCAGAGAGCTCAGCGACGTGCCTAAGATCCTGATAGCGATGAACCCGACATGGGGACTGGACGTGGCGGCGACCAGGTTCGTCAGGGAGCAGCTTCTGGACGAGAGAGAGAAAGGAGCCTCAGTTCTTCTCATATCCGAGGACCTGGACGAACTGTTGGCTCTGAGCGATCGCCTAGCGGTTATGTACAGAGGTTCGATAATGGGGATCGTCGACGAACCATCGTCGTTCGGGGTGGAGAAAATAGGCATGATGATGGCCGGAACCAGGATGGATGAGCTGGGGAGGACCAAGGCATGA
- a CDS encoding cupin domain-containing protein: MKEYTGSLRDITLDDASGPTMEKRIVFSPKVHDWPGHVVRYFTIKAGTGNPLHCHEWPHWGLILKGEATAIVDDQTFELKEDGWFYIPPKVHHRFQAKEHCDFHFICMVPEEGDRLPPTLVE, from the coding sequence ATGAAAGAATATACCGGATCGTTGAGAGACATAACGCTGGACGACGCCAGCGGTCCCACCATGGAAAAAAGAATCGTATTCAGCCCGAAAGTCCACGACTGGCCAGGACACGTGGTACGCTATTTCACCATAAAAGCGGGAACGGGAAACCCGCTTCACTGCCACGAATGGCCTCATTGGGGGCTGATCCTGAAAGGAGAGGCTACGGCGATCGTAGACGACCAGACGTTCGAACTAAAGGAGGACGGCTGGTTCTACATACCTCCGAAGGTACACCATAGATTCCAGGCCAAGGAACATTGTGACTTCCATTTCATCTGCATGGTACCCGAGGAGGGGGACAGACTTCCTCCCACACTGGTGGAGTAA
- a CDS encoding BMP family ABC transporter substrate-binding protein codes for MKKRLLTGIIALSLAVLMIGTATAAMKAVPIQDIKSGFIYIGPVGDGGYTFMHDQGRAYMHENNPDLPKSIIVENVPEGPDSARVIETLVRKGCNVVFGTSFGYMDFMVDVAKRHPDTYFMHCSGYKTADNMGTYFGRMYQARYLSGIVAGAMTKSNVLGYVAAQPIPEVIRGINAFTLGARSVNPKVKVKIIWLFSWFDPGKEKEAAKALIDAGADVIGMHADSGAAPQACEEAGVYVIGYNNDMSKFAPKMHLTSPIWNWGKYYDYTVKQIAHGVWAPDQVWWGLKEGLVELAPFNEAVPKSLQETVESREKAIISGEWDVFWGPIWDQNGELKVAEDAKMTDGEMLGMSWFVQGVEGTIPK; via the coding sequence GTGAAAAAACGGTTACTGACAGGAATCATCGCCCTATCCCTGGCGGTTCTCATGATCGGCACCGCTACCGCCGCCATGAAAGCCGTCCCAATTCAGGACATAAAGTCCGGCTTCATATACATAGGGCCGGTGGGAGACGGAGGCTACACCTTCATGCACGATCAGGGAAGAGCCTATATGCACGAGAATAACCCCGACCTGCCTAAGAGCATTATAGTGGAGAACGTCCCGGAAGGACCTGATTCCGCCCGAGTCATCGAGACCCTGGTGAGAAAGGGATGTAACGTGGTCTTCGGAACCTCCTTCGGTTACATGGACTTCATGGTCGACGTAGCCAAGAGACATCCCGACACCTACTTCATGCACTGCTCGGGATATAAAACGGCGGACAACATGGGAACCTACTTCGGCCGCATGTATCAGGCCCGCTACCTTTCCGGAATAGTGGCTGGAGCCATGACAAAGAGCAACGTCCTCGGTTACGTGGCGGCTCAGCCGATCCCGGAGGTCATAAGAGGCATAAACGCCTTTACCCTTGGAGCCAGAAGCGTCAATCCCAAGGTCAAGGTGAAAATAATATGGCTGTTCTCCTGGTTCGACCCAGGCAAGGAGAAAGAGGCAGCCAAGGCCCTCATCGACGCCGGCGCCGACGTCATAGGAATGCACGCCGACAGCGGAGCAGCACCTCAAGCCTGCGAAGAAGCCGGAGTATACGTAATAGGATACAACAACGACATGTCCAAGTTCGCACCGAAGATGCACCTGACCTCCCCTATATGGAACTGGGGAAAATACTACGACTACACGGTCAAACAGATAGCCCACGGAGTATGGGCTCCCGATCAGGTATGGTGGGGACTGAAAGAAGGATTGGTAGAACTCGCCCCATTCAACGAGGCAGTGCCAAAGTCCCTTCAGGAAACGGTAGAGTCCAGGGAAAAGGCCATAATATCCGGAGAATGGGACGTCTTCTGGGGACCCATATGGGACCAAAACGGCGAGCTGAAGGTCGCCGAGGACGCAAAGATGACCGACGGAGAGATGCTCGGAATGAGTTGGTTCGTGCAGGGCGTCGAAGGCACTATTCCCAAATAG
- a CDS encoding ABC transporter permease: MRIKRQKRIGQPLWLDLAIPVGGLLMAFLASGVFLIMMGVSPVEAYREMYYSAFGDSYGLSECMVKAIPLAMTAIALMLSFKMLIWNIGAEGQIFMGAIAATAAVRYFPVEGHWTMMTIMGISAIIAGGIWAAFAGYLKARWNVNEIITTLMMNYIAIHLMDYFVYGPWRDPSSLGFPMTAPFPETAKLIPIGWGRVHSGIFIALALILLAWWVFKMTRWGYEIRVIGENPKAATFAGIDYVKNVVVVMFISGAIAGLAGMSEVAGLQGRLQHGFSGGFGYTAIIVAWLSRLNPLAIAIVSFLMGGLLVGGESLQIVMGLPIASTLVVQGCILFFILAGEFFRRYRIVLVKEEI, translated from the coding sequence ATGAGGATAAAAAGACAGAAAAGGATAGGACAGCCTCTTTGGTTGGACCTGGCTATTCCCGTCGGAGGACTTCTTATGGCCTTTCTGGCAAGCGGAGTCTTTCTCATCATGATGGGGGTTTCTCCCGTCGAGGCCTACAGGGAAATGTACTATTCCGCCTTTGGCGACAGTTACGGCCTGAGCGAGTGCATGGTCAAGGCCATACCTCTGGCCATGACGGCGATAGCCCTTATGCTGTCGTTCAAGATGCTGATATGGAACATCGGGGCGGAAGGGCAGATATTCATGGGAGCCATAGCGGCGACCGCCGCGGTAAGGTACTTCCCCGTTGAGGGCCATTGGACCATGATGACCATAATGGGCATATCGGCGATTATCGCAGGAGGCATATGGGCCGCTTTCGCTGGCTATTTAAAGGCCCGATGGAACGTCAACGAGATAATAACTACCCTCATGATGAACTATATCGCCATACACCTGATGGACTACTTCGTCTACGGTCCCTGGAGGGATCCGTCCAGTCTGGGCTTCCCCATGACGGCGCCCTTCCCGGAGACGGCCAAATTGATACCTATAGGGTGGGGCAGGGTCCATTCGGGCATTTTCATAGCCCTGGCTTTGATTCTACTGGCATGGTGGGTCTTCAAGATGACCCGTTGGGGGTACGAGATAAGGGTTATAGGGGAAAACCCCAAGGCAGCTACCTTCGCCGGAATAGACTACGTCAAAAACGTCGTCGTTGTGATGTTCATATCGGGAGCCATAGCCGGACTGGCCGGAATGAGCGAGGTCGCCGGACTTCAGGGCAGGTTGCAGCACGGCTTTTCCGGAGGATTCGGCTACACTGCCATCATAGTGGCCTGGTTATCCAGGCTGAACCCTCTGGCCATAGCGATCGTATCCTTTCTCATGGGAGGCCTGCTGGTCGGAGGCGAGTCCCTCCAGATCGTCATGGGGCTGCCTATCGCCAGTACCCTAGTGGTTCAGGGATGCATCCTGTTTTTTATACTGGCCGGAGAGTTCTTCCGAAGATACCGAATCGTCCTGGTGAAGGAGGAGATCTAA